A window of Acidobacteriota bacterium genomic DNA:
TTGTATAAGGTGCATACTCGCGTTGATGCGGAAGGAGAAACAAGTTGGTGTTGGAACGGCGTCATACGCCGCCGCAACGTGACAAACGGCAGTTCATGTGCACAATGCCTGACAGGAAGGAATGCTTTCCCCAGCATGCGCTTCCGCTCTCCCACGATCTTCTGATGCCCTAATCTGAGTACCTCACGAAGCTCAACTGACGACTGGTTCTTTCACCCCAAAATTAATAACCCGGTGTGGTGTGGAAATTGGCTGATACCCAATGGTGCCCTGACTCTCCCCTGATTTCCTGTCCCCGCTTTCAGTTCAAGGAGAATGACTGATGTTACACCGCAAGCTAGCGCTCTCGCTGTGCGCCGTCCTCTGTCTGAACCTCTGTCTGCAACGCTTCAACACGTCGCAGGCGCAAAACGCGGCCATCACGATCAACGTGGACGCCGCCGCCAATCGGCACGCGATCAATCCGCTGATCTATGGCATGGCCTTCGCTGACACCGCGACGCTGAATGATCTGAACGTGCCGTCCAATCGCAATGGCGGTAATTCGACTTCGCGCTACAACTGGCAACTCAACGCCGACAACCGCGCGCAGGACTGGTACTTTCAAAGCATCGGTTATGCCAGCAGCACGGCAGGCGAAGTCGGCGACACTTTCATCGCCAACACGAAGGCCGCCAATGCGCAACCCATGCTGACGATTCCGATGGTCGGCTACGTCGCCAAACTCGGCGCGAACCGCGCGAAGCTGTCGAGCTATTCGATTGCCAAATACGGCGCGCAAACCGACCGCGATTGGCAATGGTTCCCCGACGCGGGCAACGGCATCCGCAGCAGCGACGGCGCGCGCATCACCTGGAATGATGTGAATGACGCCAATGTGCCCGCCGACCATGTCTTTCAACGCGGTTGGATGACGCATCTGGTCAGCCGTTGGGGCACGACGGCGAATGGCGGGTTGCGCTATTACGTTTTGGATAACGAATACAGCCTCTGGCACGACACGCACCGCGATGTGCACAACACCGGCGCGACGATGGACGAAGTGCGCGACAAAATGTTCGCCTACGCCGAACAGGTGAAAGCGGCTGATCCAACGGCGCTTGTCGTCGGCCCCGAAGAATGGGGGTGGAGTGGCTACTTGCTGAGCGGCAAAGATCAACAGGTCGGCCCTTCGGTTGGTTGGAATTGGAGCCTGTTGCCGGATCGCAGCGCGCATGGTGGCTGGGATTATCTGCCTTGGCTGCTCAATCAATTCAAGCAGCGGCAGACCGCGACGGGCCAGCGGTTGCTGAATGTCTTCACCGTGCATTTCTATCCGCAGGGCGGCGAATTCAGCAACGATACTTCGACCACGATGCAACAGCGGCGTAACCGTTCGACGCGCGCGCTGTGGGACGTGAATTACATCGATGAAACCTGGATCAACGACAAGGTGAAACTGGTACCGCGCTTGAAAACTTGGGTGAGCACGTATTATCCCGGCACGCCGGTTGGCATTACCGAATACAATTGGGGCGCGGAAAGCCACATCAACGGCGCGACCACGCAGGCCGACATCCTGGGCATTTTCGGACGCGAAGGACTGGACGTCGCCAATCGCTGGACGACGCCCGCTAACACGACGCCGACCTACAAGGCGATGAAAATGTATCGCAACTACGATGGTAACAAGTCTGCATTTGGGGATACGAGCGTCGCGGCAAGCGTGCCCAATCCGGATAACGTCGCGGCCTTTGCGGCGCAGCGCAGCAGTGATGGCGCACTGACGGTGATGGTGATCGGCAAAATGCTGTCGGGCAATACGCCCGTGACGATCAATTTGGCGAACTTCGCGCACAACGGCGTCGCACAAGTCTGGCAATTGACGGCGAGCAATACAATCACGCGGTTGGCGGATACGGGCATCGCGGGCAATGCGTTGAACATCACGCTTCCGGCCCAGAGCATCACGTTGTTTGTGATTCCGGCTGGGGCGGGGAATCCAACGCCAACGCCAACGCCTGTTCCCTCACCGTCACCGTCACCGTCGCCAAGTCCCTCACCGTCACCCTCGCCCTCACCCAGCCCGACGCCCAGCGGTGCGAAGTGCACGGTCAAATACGTCATCACGAATGATTGGGGGAACGGCTTCCTGGCGGATTTGACGATCACGAATCAATCAGGCGCGGCAATGAATGGCTGGACGTTGGCGTGGTCATTCGCGGGCAATCAGCGCATCACGAATCTGTGGAACGGCCTCGTGACGCAGACCAAGAAAGCAGTGAAGGTCAGGAATGAAAGCTGGAATGCGAGCATTTCGAATGGCGGTTCGACAGCCATTGGCTTCACCGCCAATTACACCGGCAGCAATGCCATCCCGGCCAGCTTCACGCTGAACGGCTTGGCGTGCGCGCGGCAGTAGCGGCTGCGTCTCCGCAACTGCATAAAATGCGCGCGGCTGAGAAGCCTGGTTCTCAGCGCTGTCGCTGCCAGATTGTTTTCACCACGAAGAAACGAAGGGCACGAAGAGGAGGGAAGTTTCTCAATCAAACTTCTTCTTCTCTTCGTGCCCTTCGTTTCTTCGTGGTGAAAAACTAACTCGCTGATGCGTCCTTCGCGCCGTAGCGCCCAGCCACATAGCCGTTCAGAATCTCTAAAAACTCCGGCACGATCTGCGCGCCTTTGAGCGTAGTTTTCAGCTTGCCATCAACAAACACCGGCGCGCGTGGTTCTTCGCCCGTGCCCGGCAAGCTGATGCCGATGTTGGCGTGCTTGGATTCGCCGGGGCCGTTGACGACGCAACCCATGACCGCGACTTTCATCTCTTCGACGCCCGCGTAGCTCTCGCGCCAAATGGGCATCTGGCTGCGCAGGTATTTGCCGATGTCGTCGGCCATCTCCTGAAACAGCGTGCTGGTCGTGCGCCCGCAACCTGGGCAGGCCGTGACTTGCGGCGTGAAGCTGCGGATGCCGAGCGATTGCAAAATCTGTTGCGCGACGACAACCTCTTCGCTGCGGTCGCCGTTGGGTTGCGGCGTCAACGACACGCGAATCGTATCGCCGATGCCTTCCTGCAAGAGCACCGCCAGGGCCGCCGTGCTCGCCACGATGCCTTTCGCGCCCATGCCCGCTTCGGTCAAGCCCAAGTGCAACGCATAAGGCCCGCGCCGCGCGAGTTCACGATAGACATCAATCAAATCCTGCACGTCGGAACATTTCGCGCTCAGGATGATACGTTCGCGCGGCATGCCGTAGCTTTCGGCTAGTTCGGCGGAATCAATGGCGCTACGCACGATGGCCTCTTTCATCACGTCTTTGGCGTCGAGCGGTTCAGGCAGCTTGGCGTTGTCATCCATCAAGCGGGCGAGTAGGGCTTGATCGAGCGAACCCCAATTGACGCCGATGCGCACGGGTTTGCCGTTGTCGTTGGCGACATCAATCATT
This region includes:
- a CDS encoding cellulose binding domain-containing protein; the encoded protein is MLHRKLALSLCAVLCLNLCLQRFNTSQAQNAAITINVDAAANRHAINPLIYGMAFADTATLNDLNVPSNRNGGNSTSRYNWQLNADNRAQDWYFQSIGYASSTAGEVGDTFIANTKAANAQPMLTIPMVGYVAKLGANRAKLSSYSIAKYGAQTDRDWQWFPDAGNGIRSSDGARITWNDVNDANVPADHVFQRGWMTHLVSRWGTTANGGLRYYVLDNEYSLWHDTHRDVHNTGATMDEVRDKMFAYAEQVKAADPTALVVGPEEWGWSGYLLSGKDQQVGPSVGWNWSLLPDRSAHGGWDYLPWLLNQFKQRQTATGQRLLNVFTVHFYPQGGEFSNDTSTTMQQRRNRSTRALWDVNYIDETWINDKVKLVPRLKTWVSTYYPGTPVGITEYNWGAESHINGATTQADILGIFGREGLDVANRWTTPANTTPTYKAMKMYRNYDGNKSAFGDTSVAASVPNPDNVAAFAAQRSSDGALTVMVIGKMLSGNTPVTINLANFAHNGVAQVWQLTASNTITRLADTGIAGNALNITLPAQSITLFVIPAGAGNPTPTPTPVPSPSPSPSPSPSPSPSPSPSPTPSGAKCTVKYVITNDWGNGFLADLTITNQSGAAMNGWTLAWSFAGNQRITNLWNGLVTQTKKAVKVRNESWNASISNGGSTAIGFTANYTGSNAIPASFTLNGLACARQ
- the ispG gene encoding flavodoxin-dependent (E)-4-hydroxy-3-methylbut-2-enyl-diphosphate synthase, giving the protein MAKINRRDSIAVNVGGVHVGGCNAVVVQSMTNTDTADAAGTAQQCIELARAGSELVRVTVNNKAAAAAVPEIVSRMRDAGFNTPIIGDFHYNGHILLTEYPDCARALAKYRINPGNVGAGKHHDNNFKAMIDVANDNGKPVRIGVNWGSLDQALLARLMDDNAKLPEPLDAKDVMKEAIVRSAIDSAELAESYGMPRERIILSAKCSDVQDLIDVYRELARRGPYALHLGLTEAGMGAKGIVASTAALAVLLQEGIGDTIRVSLTPQPNGDRSEEVVVAQQILQSLGIRSFTPQVTACPGCGRTTSTLFQEMADDIGKYLRSQMPIWRESYAGVEEMKVAVMGCVVNGPGESKHANIGISLPGTGEEPRAPVFVDGKLKTTLKGAQIVPEFLEILNGYVAGRYGAKDASAS